The region TGCACGGATGGCACCATTCGGCCCAGAAGTCTACCAGGACCGGCTGGTCTGATTTGAGAACTTCCTGCTCGAAGTTCTGATCGGTCACATCACTCACTAACTCGCTCATCACCACCTCCGAGATTCAATGCTTAGTACCGGCAGCAGCGAGCCGGTTTAGACCGTTGCGGAAGCTCCGACACCTACCAGCCTTTGGTAGAGCTCGACGTAGTGCCGCGCCGACTGGGTCCAGGAATAGTCTGCGCGCATACCATTGAGCATCAGTACCCGCCACAGATCGCGCTCCGCGTATTCCTGAAGCGCTTCGTGTATTTTCTCGAGCAAGCGCTCCGCGTCGTACTCATAGAACTTGAACCCGTTGCCGCGAAGTGGAACACGCTCGAAGTTCTCTATCGTGTCGTCCAAGCCTCCCGCCGCACGGACAATCGGCACCGTGCCGTACTTCAGCGAATACATTTGGTTCAGCCCGCAGGGCTCGAATCGTGAGGGCATCAGGAACATATCCGCGCCCGCCTCGATCTTGTGAGCCAGTTCGTTGGAGAAGCCCAAATACACGCCGACCTGAGAACGTCGCGCGTCGCGCAACGCTTGAAAGGCACGCTCGTAAACTTCTTCGCCGGACCCGAGAAGCACGAAGGCGACTCCTGCATCAAGCATTGTATCCGCGATTGAGAGAATCAGGTCGAAACCTTTTTGGTTTGACAGCCTCGATATGCAACCGATCAACGGGCGATTAAGGTCCTCGGGCAGCCCGAACGCGCCGAGCAGATCGCGCTTGCACTCGAGCTTACCGCTCAAGTCAGCAGCAGAGTAATTTCCCGCAATGTACTTGTCCGTTTCCGGGTTCCACTCATCGTAGTCGACGCCGTTGAGGATACCGAATAGATCATGGCGCCGCGCGCAAAGCACTCCGTCGAATTT is a window of Acidobacteriota bacterium DNA encoding:
- the glgA gene encoding glycogen synthase GlgA, coding for MNILLAASEVVPYAKTGGLADVAGALPKALARLGHKVRVVMPRYKLEKIEAISERLPGEIAVPFNFGVRRIAVYVDRSGEVPVYFIDAPEYFSRGKLYGEPDDAERFAFFSRALLELAKAFGEHFDIIHLNDWMTGLVPAYLKTVYNGDPAFDGTKILFTVHNIAFPGLFDPGQLGKFGLPDWIDRTEGGIEFYNLASALKAGLVLSDAISTVSPRYAAEIQTPEFGEKFDGVLCARRHDLFGILNGVDYDEWNPETDKYIAGNYSAADLSGKLECKRDLLGAFGLPEDLNRPLIGCISRLSNQKGFDLILSIADTMLDAGVAFVLLGSGEEVYERAFQALRDARRSQVGVYLGFSNELAHKIEAGADMFLMPSRFEPCGLNQMYSLKYGTVPIVRAAGGLDDTIENFERVPLRGNGFKFYEYDAERLLEKIHEALQEYAERDLWRVLMLNGMRADYSWTQSARHYVELYQRLVGVGASATV